One region of Pseudomonas sp. ABC1 genomic DNA includes:
- a CDS encoding TonB-dependent receptor domain-containing protein, giving the protein MHTRTKPTLRPIACALSLLLASGQLNAADAAKDAEEEQPKQPLDLRLPVIELEDTTIEDDLLMSKDEVGHDDVYRKDVSNVYAGRKELERYKGASVSDVFAGMNGVYSGDSRNSGALDPNIRGIQGEGRVPVTVDGTEQAISVWQGSGGVSNRNYIDPNMIGSISVEKGPSATDGMKTGVGGSVQIKTLDAEDIVKPGESHGIEIKTETASNAVAPDESGTRLFGTDYRDIEGAFNTYYGNVGFALPNGGRITPRKGSGGSDFNFEDNAFRIAAATRQENFDLLAAYSYRSKGNYYSGKGGSQRYETEDWLDKARAEDNASVPGAGTSYVAQLYHPGYEVTNTSTDIRTTLLKGTFYLPNQQSLKLSYMHSDMEFGESSPFVISYTTFRGLDGTLNVGLQSPFSEVKQDTYGLNYTWKPDDNALIDLQAGIWMTRHDSIRHQTGDSVYGVGANESARDIAWDNYVTCKYDYNPVNCANVPTTAPDRLDNSDGRYNLIAKAMQLSNHDRWGVNLSNRMLLTDTLSLTLSGDFSHEKLEERNNADGLMVNEIIWAATHMGPRSGTRQQYNFSFNNEWMAMPWMVISAGARFSDYNSFDDGLAKHRENKENNWQALPTITGRTLSYRRLMTDEEAASLEGDLRDMYASWGFTPEEAEPEIQDALAGYKVDGVYYTYKESFVVPYDGFKIDRSANQFLNGTIDLNETVENAQGTTGTVKRYISPTIDTTIYRNPTEEEKWAKPKKRRDNAWTPMFGVTFMLTDYARVYARYSELVRFPTLYEDTQAGTAFGRSTDNTMDPEHAYNWEVGYVHDLLGFLPDWRHADVRINYYENEIRNYIDRDKSWSIVQFDKKTYSGIELQARADTGRYFSNFGLSYRLSQKLCDKDYAATLDPIYNAAISSCVTGGFPATFARTSLQPKFSINLDTGVRLFNEKLELGGRMVYHSSAENKEEADWIRNSQLAADAFGRPYRWQPIWVFDAFASYKVMANLDLDFGINNITNRYYIDPLARAMLPAPGRTMKAGFTLRF; this is encoded by the coding sequence ATGCACACAAGAACCAAGCCGACGCTCAGGCCGATCGCCTGTGCCCTCTCCCTGCTGCTCGCCTCCGGCCAGTTGAACGCAGCGGACGCGGCGAAGGACGCCGAAGAAGAACAACCCAAGCAGCCACTGGACCTGCGCCTGCCGGTCATCGAACTGGAAGACACCACGATCGAGGACGATCTGCTGATGTCGAAGGACGAGGTCGGCCACGACGATGTCTATCGCAAGGACGTCTCCAACGTGTATGCCGGCCGCAAGGAGCTGGAGCGCTACAAGGGCGCCTCGGTGTCCGACGTGTTCGCCGGCATGAACGGCGTCTACAGCGGCGACTCGCGCAACAGCGGCGCACTGGACCCGAACATCCGCGGCATCCAGGGCGAAGGACGGGTTCCGGTGACCGTGGATGGCACCGAGCAGGCCATTTCGGTGTGGCAGGGTTCGGGCGGCGTCTCCAACCGCAACTACATCGACCCCAACATGATCGGCAGCATCTCGGTCGAAAAAGGCCCCTCCGCAACCGACGGCATGAAGACCGGCGTCGGTGGCTCGGTGCAGATCAAGACGCTGGACGCCGAAGACATCGTCAAGCCCGGCGAAAGCCACGGTATCGAGATCAAGACCGAAACCGCGAGCAACGCAGTGGCCCCGGACGAATCGGGCACGCGCCTCTTCGGCACGGACTACCGCGACATCGAAGGCGCCTTCAACACCTATTACGGCAACGTGGGCTTTGCCCTGCCCAACGGCGGCCGGATAACCCCGCGCAAGGGCTCCGGTGGCAGCGACTTCAACTTCGAAGACAATGCGTTCCGCATCGCGGCGGCGACCCGCCAGGAAAACTTCGACCTGCTCGCCGCCTACAGCTACCGCAGCAAGGGCAACTACTACAGCGGCAAGGGCGGCAGCCAGCGCTACGAAACCGAGGACTGGCTGGACAAGGCCAGGGCCGAGGACAATGCCTCGGTGCCGGGCGCGGGCACGTCGTACGTCGCCCAGCTCTACCACCCCGGCTACGAGGTCACCAACACTTCCACCGACATCCGCACCACCCTGCTCAAGGGCACCTTCTACCTGCCCAACCAGCAGAGCCTGAAACTGTCCTACATGCACAGCGACATGGAGTTCGGCGAAAGCTCGCCCTTCGTCATCAGCTACACGACCTTCCGGGGCCTGGACGGCACCTTGAACGTCGGCCTGCAATCGCCGTTCTCCGAGGTCAAGCAGGACACCTATGGCCTGAACTACACCTGGAAACCCGATGACAACGCACTGATCGACCTGCAGGCAGGCATCTGGATGACCCGCCATGACTCCATCCGCCACCAGACCGGCGACTCGGTGTATGGCGTGGGGGCGAACGAATCGGCCCGGGACATCGCCTGGGACAACTACGTCACGTGCAAATACGACTACAACCCGGTCAACTGCGCCAACGTGCCCACTACCGCACCGGATCGCCTGGACAACTCCGATGGCCGCTACAACCTCATCGCCAAGGCGATGCAGTTGTCGAACCATGACCGCTGGGGCGTGAACCTGAGCAACCGCATGCTGCTCACCGACACCCTCAGCCTGACCCTGTCCGGCGACTTCAGCCATGAAAAGCTGGAAGAGCGCAACAACGCCGATGGCCTGATGGTCAACGAAATCATCTGGGCCGCCACCCACATGGGGCCGCGCAGCGGAACCCGGCAGCAATACAACTTCAGCTTCAATAACGAATGGATGGCCATGCCCTGGATGGTCATCAGCGCGGGCGCACGCTTCAGCGACTACAACTCGTTCGACGACGGCCTGGCCAAGCACCGCGAGAACAAGGAGAACAACTGGCAGGCCCTGCCCACGATTACCGGGCGCACGCTCAGCTACCGCCGCCTGATGACGGATGAAGAAGCGGCATCGCTGGAAGGCGACCTGCGCGACATGTACGCATCCTGGGGCTTCACCCCGGAAGAGGCGGAGCCCGAGATACAGGATGCGCTCGCCGGGTACAAGGTCGATGGCGTCTACTACACCTACAAGGAAAGCTTCGTCGTCCCCTACGATGGCTTCAAGATCGACCGCTCGGCCAACCAGTTCCTCAATGGCACCATCGACCTGAATGAAACGGTGGAAAACGCCCAGGGCACTACCGGCACGGTCAAACGCTATATTTCCCCCACCATTGACACCACCATCTACCGCAACCCCACCGAAGAAGAAAAATGGGCCAAGCCAAAGAAACGCCGTGACAATGCCTGGACCCCGATGTTCGGCGTGACCTTCATGCTGACCGACTACGCCAGGGTCTACGCCCGCTACAGCGAACTGGTGCGCTTCCCGACCCTCTACGAGGACACCCAGGCGGGCACCGCGTTCGGCCGCAGCACGGACAACACCATGGACCCCGAACACGCCTACAACTGGGAAGTCGGCTACGTCCACGACCTGCTCGGGTTCCTCCCAGACTGGCGCCACGCCGACGTGCGCATCAACTACTACGAAAACGAGATTCGCAACTACATCGACCGCGACAAGAGCTGGAGCATCGTCCAGTTCGACAAGAAGACCTACTCCGGCATCGAGTTGCAGGCGCGTGCCGACACCGGGCGTTACTTCAGCAACTTCGGCCTCAGCTACCGGCTGTCGCAGAAGCTCTGCGACAAGGACTATGCCGCGACGCTGGACCCGATCTACAACGCCGCGATCAGCAGTTGCGTGACCGGCGGCTTCCCCGCCACCTTCGCCCGCACCAGTCTGCAACCCAAGTTCTCGATCAACCTGGACACCGGCGTACGCCTGTTCAACGAGAAGCTCGAACTGGGCGGACGCATGGTTTATCACAGCAGCGCCGAGAACAAGGAAGAAGCCGACTGGATCCGCAACAGCCAACTCGCCGCCGACGCCTTCGGCCGGCCTTATCGCTGGCAGCCGATCTGGGTGTTCGACGCCTTCGCCAGCTACAAGGTCATGGCCAACCTGGACCTGGACTTCGGCATCAACAACATCACCAACCGCTACTACATCGACCCCCTGGCCCGCGCGATGCTGCCGGCACCGGGACGCACCATGAAGGCGGGGTTTACGCTGCGTTTCTGA
- a CDS encoding MFS transporter produces MMRHWPTHLLIGWLNFACAAPIIYIYIGLPLVMRQHGWSGTEIGLMQLAGLPALLKFLLGTPVDRYRFGAPSYRNWTLLLGLGYALALLAFATHDLADSSRWTIFALALLTNLMGAWTDIPLNALAIQSLPESERLRAGAIRATATSLGAIAGGGLMLLLQTKAGWSWPFVALAASLALGLLLLPLLPAPANTTTPSSSRSDWRACRSYFALPGNKVWSLLLLVYVPVIGAAWIYLKPLLLDHGFPVERIAMLVGIGGGLLAAIASLLGNWLTRRFGVARTLPAFAALGLLALLLLALATQVKSLQALFVVAALATALALGATSGLLFGLMMRRTRPGLDALDYSIQSNLFLLSRTLLPLVAGLLLDHLGYPGLLTALVIAMALVTLLSLRWRQRLHA; encoded by the coding sequence ATGATGCGCCACTGGCCCACGCACCTGCTGATCGGCTGGCTCAACTTCGCCTGCGCAGCGCCCATCATCTATATCTACATCGGCCTGCCGCTGGTGATGCGCCAGCATGGCTGGAGCGGCACGGAAATCGGTCTGATGCAACTGGCCGGCCTGCCGGCGCTGCTCAAGTTCCTGCTCGGTACACCGGTGGACCGCTACCGTTTCGGCGCCCCCAGCTACCGCAACTGGACCCTGCTGCTCGGCCTCGGCTACGCGCTGGCCCTGCTGGCGTTCGCGACCCACGACCTGGCCGACAGCTCGCGCTGGACGATCTTCGCCCTGGCCCTGCTGACCAACCTGATGGGCGCCTGGACCGACATCCCGCTCAACGCGCTGGCGATCCAGAGCCTGCCGGAATCGGAACGGCTGCGCGCCGGAGCCATCCGCGCGACCGCCACCTCCCTCGGCGCTATCGCCGGTGGCGGCCTCATGCTGCTGTTGCAGACCAAGGCCGGCTGGAGCTGGCCCTTCGTTGCCCTGGCCGCCAGCCTGGCGCTCGGCCTGCTGCTGTTGCCACTGCTGCCCGCCCCAGCCAACACCACCACACCCAGCAGCAGTCGCAGTGACTGGCGCGCCTGCCGAAGCTATTTCGCACTGCCGGGAAACAAGGTCTGGAGCCTGTTGCTGCTGGTCTACGTTCCCGTCATCGGCGCGGCCTGGATCTACCTGAAACCCTTGCTGCTCGACCATGGCTTCCCGGTGGAACGCATCGCCATGCTCGTCGGCATCGGCGGCGGCCTGCTGGCCGCCATCGCCAGCCTGCTGGGCAACTGGCTGACACGCCGCTTCGGCGTCGCCCGCACCTTGCCGGCCTTCGCCGCCCTCGGCTTGCTGGCGCTCCTGCTGCTGGCCCTGGCCACGCAGGTGAAAAGCCTCCAGGCGCTGTTCGTCGTTGCCGCGCTGGCGACCGCCCTGGCGCTGGGTGCGACCTCCGGGCTGCTGTTCGGCCTGATGATGCGCCGCACCCGTCCCGGCCTGGACGCGCTGGACTACAGCATCCAGTCCAACCTGTTCCTGCTGTCGCGCACCCTGCTGCCGCTGGTCGCCGGGCTGTTGCTCGATCACCTCGGCTACCCCGGCCTGCTCACCGCGCTGGTCATCGCGATGGCGCTGGTGACGCTGCTGAGCCTGCGCTGGCGCCAGCGCCTGCACGCCTGA
- a CDS encoding class I SAM-dependent methyltransferase, which produces MDNALAHPLRPYWNLAAAPIQAKALELALSLGLFECLSVPQDVGSLASTLRIDHANAQVLLDLLWSMGLLERLAGQPLTHYQNSRLAKRFFTQDSPESCAQAWSYRAGLLRRFSEQIGDYVKAGTPATPLAEMASTAANWAQAAQVQIGQEQRVISVPALLERLDGIPAPERFLDLGGGPGFLAIALAERYPKSRGVVFELPDTAAVARQNIAQAGLEQRLESIAGNLDTDAIGEGYDLICCSSVFHFIDSPLDALRKVHAALRPGGLLVCVHAEIPEDAPGASHVLPFYLPMLLRGKYVPRQGEMASALRTCGFEDIHSTQSASFPLAPVWVHRGSRP; this is translated from the coding sequence ATGGACAATGCCCTCGCACATCCCCTCCGCCCTTATTGGAACCTGGCGGCGGCACCGATACAGGCCAAGGCCCTGGAACTGGCGCTTTCACTGGGCCTGTTCGAATGCCTGAGCGTTCCGCAGGACGTCGGAAGCCTCGCCTCGACACTGCGCATCGACCACGCCAACGCCCAGGTATTGCTCGACCTGCTGTGGAGCATGGGCCTGCTGGAGCGGCTGGCCGGCCAGCCGCTGACGCATTACCAGAACTCGCGGCTCGCCAAGCGCTTCTTCACCCAGGACTCACCCGAAAGCTGCGCCCAGGCCTGGTCGTACCGCGCCGGGCTGCTGCGCCGCTTCAGCGAGCAGATCGGCGACTATGTAAAAGCCGGCACCCCCGCCACCCCGCTGGCGGAAATGGCGTCCACCGCCGCCAACTGGGCGCAGGCCGCCCAGGTGCAGATCGGTCAGGAGCAACGGGTGATCAGCGTCCCCGCGCTGCTGGAGCGGCTGGACGGCATACCGGCGCCCGAGCGCTTCCTCGACCTGGGCGGCGGCCCGGGCTTCCTCGCCATCGCCCTGGCCGAGCGCTACCCGAAAAGCCGTGGTGTGGTCTTCGAATTGCCGGACACCGCCGCCGTGGCGCGCCAGAACATCGCCCAGGCCGGCCTCGAACAGCGTCTGGAGAGCATCGCCGGCAACCTGGACACCGACGCCATCGGCGAGGGCTACGACCTGATCTGCTGCTCCTCGGTGTTCCATTTCATCGACTCGCCCCTGGATGCCCTGCGCAAGGTGCATGCCGCCCTGCGCCCCGGCGGACTGCTGGTGTGCGTGCATGCCGAAATCCCCGAGGACGCGCCCGGCGCCTCGCATGTCCTGCCGTTCTACCTGCCGATGCTGCTGCGCGGCAAATACGTGCCGCGCCAGGGTGAGATGGCCAGCGCCCTGCGCACCTGCGGTTTCGAGGACATCCACTCGACCCAGAGCGCCAGCTTCCCGCTGGCGCCGGTCTGGGTCCATCGGGGGAGCCGCCCATGA